One segment of Aquimarina sp. BL5 DNA contains the following:
- a CDS encoding T9SS type A sorting domain-containing protein — translation MKKINQIFILFVALLLNTNIFSQPPGNINDWQIDSRYSDEFNGNLNKWFVKNTTNEGFLASQVNVSGGKLTISNSWDGTTSKGGWVESVNPIASNEKYGYYEARLRINGPNNGKVWPTFWMWNANANNPTEIDVMEYSGFAFQNHLQRATSSHHYTQKQPIEGRSNSTTRDYSVVQRNAFEEHTWGVLWAKDKIVFFYDGVEYFRSKQPQNAAVDPAPTKIILSSSPHLRQTRYNICCSGGVAYQQDNPLTNANAVGPLASFELQWVRFWRKKPGTSEVTPLPSDYGNGINNAPIGSKIWLKQASGPGKYLSVESGGVLKANQTSNTANKTHFTVESHPANNGIVLKSAATNQYLRITGTNETAPIIATSNNKQAWEKFHWKDRGTNKVSLRSYELDAWVIAPQNQTNPSVTSLAAQPLSWELFDWGIVGTSNPPITNGAPIGSTIGIIPVQASWVNRNGKPALGYISTRFDNNGLVQSYADTNAPTQTWKAWERFNVETHPNGGIALSVQQNGTKYVQHNGTGNLTANATNKNSNDTKFTWEVLNGTRRFALKTATGQYVQVPQNAAGNPILNTSATARGDWEILSYTDVGSSARVNSTNSIKTEADEIFGVKLYPNPVNAGDNVYIDTNSEAIHVAVYNLNGVLLLQGKSSKINTSKLSSGMYLVNLSSNESHKTIKLIIK, via the coding sequence ATGAAAAAAATTAACCAGATCTTTATCTTATTTGTAGCGCTACTTTTAAATACAAATATTTTCTCACAACCGCCAGGAAATATTAACGACTGGCAGATAGACTCTAGATATTCTGATGAGTTTAATGGTAATCTTAACAAATGGTTTGTCAAAAATACCACAAACGAAGGTTTTTTAGCAAGTCAGGTAAATGTCTCTGGTGGAAAGCTAACCATATCTAACTCCTGGGATGGAACAACATCTAAAGGCGGATGGGTTGAATCCGTAAATCCAATTGCTTCTAATGAGAAGTATGGTTATTATGAAGCTAGATTAAGAATAAATGGTCCAAACAATGGCAAAGTTTGGCCTACATTTTGGATGTGGAACGCCAATGCCAATAATCCAACAGAAATTGATGTTATGGAGTATAGTGGTTTTGCTTTTCAAAATCATTTACAAAGAGCAACATCTTCTCATCATTACACACAAAAACAACCAATAGAAGGTCGATCAAACTCTACAACTAGAGACTATTCTGTAGTACAAAGAAATGCTTTTGAAGAACATACCTGGGGTGTACTTTGGGCAAAAGATAAAATTGTATTTTTCTATGACGGTGTCGAATATTTTAGATCCAAACAACCGCAAAACGCAGCAGTTGATCCAGCACCTACAAAAATTATATTAAGCTCTTCTCCTCACTTAAGACAAACCAGATATAACATCTGTTGTAGCGGTGGTGTAGCTTACCAACAAGACAACCCCTTAACGAATGCAAATGCTGTAGGGCCTCTAGCAAGCTTTGAATTACAATGGGTTCGATTTTGGAGAAAAAAGCCAGGGACTTCGGAAGTAACTCCTTTACCTTCTGATTATGGAAACGGTATTAACAATGCTCCTATTGGTTCTAAAATATGGTTAAAACAAGCAAGTGGACCAGGTAAATACCTATCGGTAGAATCTGGCGGTGTTTTAAAGGCAAATCAAACAAGTAATACTGCAAATAAAACTCACTTTACAGTTGAAAGCCATCCGGCAAACAATGGTATTGTTTTAAAATCGGCTGCTACAAATCAATATTTAAGAATAACTGGCACCAATGAAACTGCTCCAATTATAGCTACCTCTAATAACAAACAAGCCTGGGAAAAGTTTCATTGGAAAGATAGAGGAACGAATAAAGTTTCTTTACGCAGTTATGAATTAGATGCCTGGGTTATAGCTCCACAAAATCAGACAAATCCATCAGTTACCTCATTAGCTGCTCAACCTTTAAGTTGGGAATTATTTGATTGGGGTATAGTTGGCACTAGTAATCCGCCAATAACAAATGGGGCTCCAATCGGTAGTACTATAGGTATTATTCCTGTGCAAGCCAGCTGGGTAAACAGAAACGGTAAACCAGCCTTAGGATATATTTCTACACGTTTTGATAATAACGGATTAGTACAATCTTATGCTGATACAAATGCTCCAACCCAAACTTGGAAAGCATGGGAACGTTTTAATGTAGAAACCCATCCAAATGGAGGTATCGCACTGAGTGTCCAACAAAATGGCACCAAATATGTACAACATAATGGCACAGGAAACTTAACCGCAAATGCTACCAATAAAAATAGTAACGACACTAAGTTTACTTGGGAAGTACTAAATGGCACCAGACGTTTTGCCCTTAAAACAGCTACCGGACAATATGTTCAAGTTCCTCAAAATGCTGCAGGAAACCCTATATTAAATACTAGTGCTACAGCGCGCGGAGATTGGGAGATTTTATCGTACACAGATGTGGGAAGTTCCGCAAGAGTTAATAGTACCAATTCTATTAAAACAGAAGCTGATGAGATTTTTGGGGTAAAATTATATCCTAATCCTGTTAACGCTGGAGACAATGTTTATATTGACACTAATTCCGAAGCCATACATGTTGCCGTTTACAATTTAAATGGAGTACTTCTTTTACAGGGTAAATCTTCAAAAATAAACACCTCTAAGCTTTCTAGTGGTATGTATTTGGTTAATTTATCCTCAAACGAATCTCATAAAACCATAAAATTAATTATTAAATAA
- a CDS encoding family 16 glycosylhydrolase: MRSKTIFIVVIFVTFLNYAQNLTIPPKNYVDTVNVENSIVRNNNNFPLSDQNNSKNWKLLTRYSDEFDSKQLDEGKWYPNNPKWKGRPPTLFHGSNVSLENGEVVIRVNKHGDEKIPNNFTHTTGFIKSKKKFLYGYFEAEVKLMDAPWVSGFWMTNVSKDWWTEIDICENAPGLEYNRHDLNSNIHVFRVPKDKGDVKEHFSRTKKFYFPKELQADYHVWGLEWTPEFIRFYIDGILFREAKNTHWHQPLEVNFNCESNKWFGALPDDNRLDGEYHIKYFRTWEVKK; the protein is encoded by the coding sequence ATGAGATCTAAAACAATATTTATAGTTGTAATATTTGTAACATTTTTAAATTATGCCCAGAACTTAACTATACCTCCAAAAAACTATGTCGACACAGTTAACGTTGAAAACTCCATAGTACGGAACAATAATAATTTTCCGTTATCTGATCAAAACAATTCTAAAAATTGGAAATTGTTAACCCGGTATTCTGATGAGTTTGATTCTAAACAACTAGACGAAGGAAAATGGTACCCTAACAATCCAAAATGGAAAGGAAGACCTCCAACATTATTTCACGGTTCGAATGTAAGTTTAGAAAATGGTGAAGTAGTTATTAGAGTAAACAAGCATGGTGATGAAAAAATACCTAACAACTTCACACACACTACTGGATTTATAAAAAGTAAAAAGAAATTCTTGTATGGCTATTTCGAAGCTGAAGTAAAACTAATGGATGCTCCTTGGGTTTCTGGATTTTGGATGACTAATGTAAGTAAAGATTGGTGGACAGAAATTGATATTTGCGAAAATGCACCTGGACTTGAGTATAACAGACATGATTTAAATTCTAACATCCATGTGTTCAGAGTACCAAAAGACAAAGGTGATGTAAAAGAGCATTTTTCTAGAACCAAAAAGTTTTATTTCCCTAAAGAATTACAGGCTGATTATCATGTTTGGGGGTTAGAATGGACACCAGAATTTATTCGGTTTTATATCGACGGTATTTTATTCCGTGAGGCAAAAAACACGCATTGGCATCAACCTCTAGAAGTTAATTTTAATTGTGAATCTAATAAATGGTTTGGTGCACTACCAGATGATAATAGACTTGATGGCGAATATCATATTAAATACTTTAGAACCTGGGAAGTTAAAAAATAA
- a CDS encoding SGNH/GDSL hydrolase family protein, which translates to MKISSHFILLLLLTSCKSFCSTDSLTIISHTNKNISYEGRIGKNADNSASEIYWSGSSIKINFKGTKASISLDDQNGTNYFNVIIDGIPSRVLKLEKGKKEYLLADNLLDKKHSIALTKRNEWTFGKTLFFNFTITGELLEKEERKPLFIEFYGDSITTGHGNEDYSGNDKPEGNVTNNYNAYSSITARAINAEYSCIARGGIGIMVSWFDMIMPEMYYRLNPNEVNSKWDFTSKQPDIVVINLFQNDSWIVKLPENEQYKRRFGTKKPDETKIIKEYSYFIKTIRKKYSDASIICLLGNMDITKKKSEWPSYVQKAVNSLNDNKIYTCFVPYKDSPGHPKVEEHRLIAIKLTEFIKEIMK; encoded by the coding sequence ATGAAAATTTCCTCCCATTTTATATTACTTTTACTACTTACTAGTTGTAAATCTTTTTGCTCTACCGATAGTTTAACTATTATTAGTCATACTAACAAAAACATTAGCTATGAAGGTAGAATAGGAAAAAATGCAGACAATTCAGCTTCAGAAATATATTGGTCTGGCTCTTCTATTAAAATAAATTTTAAGGGCACAAAAGCTAGCATTTCCTTAGACGACCAAAACGGCACTAATTATTTTAATGTTATAATTGACGGTATACCTTCTCGAGTTTTAAAACTTGAAAAAGGTAAAAAAGAATATTTGCTCGCAGACAATTTATTGGACAAAAAGCATTCGATAGCATTGACCAAACGCAATGAATGGACCTTCGGAAAGACTTTATTTTTTAATTTCACTATAACAGGGGAACTACTTGAAAAAGAAGAGAGAAAACCGCTATTTATTGAATTTTATGGCGATTCCATAACCACTGGACACGGTAACGAAGATTATTCTGGAAACGACAAACCTGAAGGGAATGTCACTAATAACTACAATGCTTACAGCTCGATAACCGCTAGAGCTATTAACGCTGAATACTCATGTATTGCTCGTGGCGGTATTGGTATTATGGTAAGTTGGTTTGATATGATAATGCCTGAAATGTACTATCGTTTAAATCCAAACGAAGTAAACAGTAAGTGGGATTTTACTTCTAAACAACCAGATATTGTCGTGATTAATTTATTTCAGAATGATTCTTGGATTGTTAAGCTTCCAGAAAATGAACAATACAAAAGACGCTTTGGGACGAAGAAGCCAGATGAAACTAAAATAATAAAAGAATATAGCTACTTTATTAAAACCATAAGAAAAAAATATAGTGATGCTTCCATCATTTGTCTTTTAGGAAATATGGATATCACTAAAAAAAAATCTGAGTGGCCAAGTTATGTCCAGAAAGCTGTTAACAGCCTAAATGACAATAAGATTTACACTTGTTTTGTGCCTTACAAAGATTCACCGGGTCATCCAAAAGTTGAAGAGCACAGATTAATTGCAATTAAATTGACTGAATTTATTAAAGAAATAATGAAATGA
- a CDS encoding carbohydrate-binding protein, translating to MKKENFLILFFLGFSIIAFSQTITVDLEQQRFLGDVSSLNRDNFFNIHDSNGDETSRSFLEENNVGFGRRFFGPFADRSFVNPRGNFPTTAATSDGVVRPVRRFIATANPANVWRPGDNTVNASNAAVRYFIDEVDAANRPEFWEPFNEPFVKAGDFGGVTSDVITEMSVWFREMAAKIHATPELGNMKVLGFSDAFPSYERRGFTNWRDRQKKFIDIAGEEVDGLSIHTYDGVNVVGQANGRSGSNSEAILDLTETYTALKFGEPSKLAITEFGVIEDTSLYGGEEFSDSENALSIRGLNSMLFNFLEREDNTLINIPFITGRADFWYDNGRPDKAYTPALVWPTALRDTPNPDSPNLYRNNDLVLTWKQNFYKLWKNVSGERATVNSNDLDIQAQLFKRGNKAFLIVNNLDEADRTFNVSFLSGGTDISSITEKSVIVNGILDPIYSESTVPTNIFSSAIQLVNGETKVYEITYDAPIAFTKTITRTKYYGNPADVTLASEFAPVLKASDNTEHQFNFGAIDLGPLNSGKAILRLGVGVPLVEEFGGNQGNSQNLNVLPTEVKINGTAITIPTNWRGYDQNGRIEFFGVIEIDVPYNLLQASSNVVTVRYQQAVNNSGQAIALGGGVFERPTVSIASVILSVESESNDTCTPVLVYADTDDDGLGDPNDSIMSCLPAPGFVTNADDECPDDPTNVCNGLPIPGNVEAEAFSVASSNIGVSSPRGSGTAIDFIQNGAFTEYDVNVADTGSYNVRISAGADNNAGGTITIFANGVQVGTQVITGTGGFRNFIDFNSSVNLTAGTQKLRLEYSGTGNGGGFLFDLDFFDFSLLTLSTNEFNNEIVRLSRNPVEDNLSFTTASLNGEAYSIYQLGGKAILSGNYNNSGVNVNTLATGLYIIKIKNSFVKFVKK from the coding sequence ATGAAAAAAGAAAACTTTTTAATCTTATTTTTTTTAGGTTTTTCGATTATTGCATTTTCGCAGACCATAACAGTTGACTTAGAGCAACAACGTTTCTTAGGAGATGTTTCATCTTTAAATAGAGATAACTTTTTTAACATTCACGATTCGAACGGAGACGAAACTTCAAGATCTTTTTTAGAAGAAAATAATGTTGGTTTTGGAAGACGTTTTTTCGGACCTTTTGCCGATAGAAGCTTTGTGAATCCAAGAGGAAATTTTCCGACTACTGCAGCAACGTCAGATGGTGTTGTTAGACCTGTAAGACGTTTTATTGCAACTGCAAATCCTGCTAACGTATGGAGGCCTGGGGATAATACTGTAAATGCGTCCAACGCAGCAGTGAGATATTTTATCGATGAAGTTGATGCTGCAAATAGACCAGAATTCTGGGAACCATTTAATGAACCTTTTGTTAAAGCAGGTGATTTTGGAGGAGTTACTTCAGATGTTATTACCGAAATGAGTGTTTGGTTTAGAGAGATGGCAGCAAAAATACACGCTACTCCGGAATTAGGGAATATGAAAGTTTTAGGATTTTCTGATGCATTTCCTTCTTATGAAAGAAGAGGTTTTACTAATTGGAGAGATCGCCAAAAGAAATTTATTGATATAGCAGGTGAAGAGGTGGATGGACTTTCAATCCATACTTACGATGGTGTTAATGTTGTTGGTCAAGCCAATGGACGATCCGGAAGTAATTCTGAAGCTATTTTAGATTTAACCGAGACTTATACAGCTCTAAAATTTGGGGAACCTTCAAAATTAGCGATTACCGAATTTGGCGTTATTGAGGATACAAGTTTATATGGTGGAGAGGAATTTAGTGATTCTGAAAATGCATTATCCATTAGAGGTTTGAATAGTATGTTGTTTAACTTTTTAGAACGTGAAGATAATACGCTAATCAATATACCTTTCATAACCGGAAGAGCTGATTTTTGGTATGATAACGGGAGACCTGATAAGGCATATACACCAGCTTTAGTCTGGCCAACAGCTTTAAGAGATACACCGAATCCAGATTCGCCAAATTTATACAGAAATAATGATTTGGTATTAACATGGAAACAGAATTTTTATAAATTATGGAAAAATGTTTCAGGTGAAAGAGCAACGGTTAATAGTAATGATTTAGATATTCAAGCGCAATTATTTAAAAGAGGTAATAAAGCCTTTTTGATAGTAAATAATTTAGATGAAGCAGACAGAACATTTAATGTCAGTTTTTTAAGTGGTGGAACAGATATCTCAAGTATTACGGAAAAATCAGTTATAGTTAACGGAATTTTAGATCCAATCTATTCTGAAAGTACAGTGCCAACAAACATATTTTCTTCAGCCATACAATTGGTTAATGGCGAAACTAAAGTTTATGAAATAACCTATGATGCACCTATAGCATTTACAAAAACAATAACAAGAACAAAGTACTATGGAAATCCTGCTGATGTGACTTTAGCTTCAGAATTTGCTCCAGTTTTAAAAGCATCCGATAATACAGAGCATCAGTTTAATTTTGGAGCTATTGATTTAGGTCCTTTAAATTCTGGTAAAGCTATATTGAGATTAGGTGTTGGTGTACCTTTAGTTGAAGAGTTTGGTGGTAATCAAGGAAACTCTCAGAACTTAAATGTTTTACCAACGGAAGTTAAAATAAACGGAACAGCTATTACAATACCTACTAACTGGAGAGGTTATGATCAAAACGGAAGAATTGAGTTTTTTGGTGTTATAGAAATTGATGTGCCTTACAATTTATTGCAAGCTTCAAGTAATGTAGTAACAGTTAGGTATCAACAAGCTGTAAACAATAGTGGCCAAGCTATTGCCTTAGGAGGTGGAGTTTTTGAGCGACCTACTGTTTCTATTGCTTCTGTAATATTAAGTGTAGAAAGTGAGTCTAATGATACTTGTACACCAGTATTAGTTTATGCGGATACTGATGATGATGGATTAGGTGATCCTAATGATTCCATCATGTCTTGTTTGCCTGCACCAGGTTTTGTAACTAATGCAGACGATGAATGTCCTGATGATCCAACAAATGTGTGTAACGGTTTACCTATACCAGGTAATGTAGAAGCAGAGGCTTTCTCAGTAGCTTCAAGTAACATAGGTGTTTCTTCACCAAGAGGTTCGGGTACAGCAATAGATTTTATACAAAATGGCGCCTTTACTGAGTATGATGTTAATGTCGCTGATACGGGAAGTTACAATGTGAGAATTTCTGCTGGAGCAGACAATAATGCAGGTGGAACTATTACGATTTTCGCAAATGGAGTTCAGGTAGGGACTCAGGTTATTACAGGAACAGGCGGATTTAGAAATTTTATAGATTTTAATTCTTCTGTAAATTTAACAGCAGGAACCCAAAAATTGAGATTAGAGTATAGTGGAACTGGTAATGGCGGTGGCTTCTTATTTGATCTTGATTTTTTTGACTTTAGTTTGCTTACGCTTAGTACAAATGAGTTTAATAATGAAATAGTAAGGTTAAGTAGAAATCCAGTAGAGGATAATCTAAGTTTTACAACAGCAAGTTTAAACGGAGAAGCTTATAGTATCTACCAATTAGGTGGTAAAGCAATCTTATCAGGAAACTATAATAATTCGGGAGTTAATGTAAATACGCTGGCAACTGGTTTATACATCATTAAGATTAAAAATTCTTTTGTCAAGTTTGTAAAGAAATAG
- a CDS encoding arylsulfatase, with amino-acid sequence MKYTKLITLLLLVSLGCKEKQADEGEKKTKPNVIIVITDDQGYGDIGAHGNTVIKTPNIDDFYNESYHLTDFHVGPTCAPTRSALMTGRYANATGVWHTVGGWSLLRTEEKTMADMFTEAGYKTGAFGKWHLGDNYPFRAHDRGFQKTVMHYGGGVQQTPDYWDNDYFDDTYFVNGQPQKFKGYCTDVFFDEATKFMESANDQPFFAYISTNAPHGPYNVPLKYYNLYKDLGDDVLADTQKRFYGMITNVDDNFGKLRQKLRDLKIADNTILIFMTDNGTSSGYYNKEGKITGFNAGMRGTKGSEYEGGHRVPFFIHWKNGNISTAKDINFLTAQLDIMPTLAELCGIDLPKNHRKIAGQSIVSMLKNEQGENDRMLITDSQRLNYPEKWKNSSVMQNTWRLINGKELYNIANDKGQENDLAASNPEKVSEMRAFYENWWKDVSVQFGEEIKIPVGLAIENPVTLTAHDVHSNKEDYPWNQIQIRNGNVGSGYWALDIKEAGDYEISLRRYPVEADLPINAIVEKVTPEQLPGLQWTIPEGKNLEYMKASIEIADIKKEHKISKDDKASTFKVSLKEGVSNLKASFFNTKSEENVAYYVYVNKL; translated from the coding sequence ATGAAATACACAAAGTTAATAACACTATTACTTTTAGTAAGCCTTGGATGCAAGGAGAAACAAGCAGACGAAGGTGAAAAAAAAACGAAGCCTAATGTAATCATTGTTATTACCGATGACCAAGGCTATGGTGATATTGGAGCTCATGGTAATACAGTGATTAAAACACCAAATATTGATGATTTTTATAACGAAAGTTATCACCTAACCGATTTTCATGTCGGACCAACCTGTGCTCCCACACGTTCTGCATTAATGACCGGAAGATACGCGAATGCAACGGGGGTTTGGCATACCGTTGGTGGATGGTCTTTGCTGCGTACAGAAGAAAAAACTATGGCAGATATGTTTACCGAAGCTGGTTATAAAACAGGAGCTTTTGGGAAGTGGCATTTAGGAGATAATTATCCATTTAGAGCACACGATCGTGGTTTCCAAAAAACAGTAATGCATTATGGAGGAGGGGTGCAACAAACACCAGATTATTGGGATAATGATTACTTTGATGATACTTATTTTGTAAATGGACAACCACAAAAATTTAAAGGTTATTGCACAGATGTGTTTTTTGATGAAGCTACTAAGTTTATGGAGTCTGCGAATGATCAACCATTTTTTGCATATATCTCCACTAATGCGCCGCATGGACCTTATAATGTTCCCTTAAAATATTACAACTTGTATAAAGATTTGGGAGATGATGTTTTAGCAGATACGCAGAAACGTTTTTATGGAATGATAACGAACGTTGATGATAATTTTGGAAAGCTTCGCCAAAAGCTTCGCGATTTAAAAATTGCTGATAATACTATCTTAATTTTTATGACAGATAATGGAACATCCTCTGGATATTATAATAAAGAAGGAAAAATTACAGGTTTTAATGCTGGTATGCGTGGCACTAAAGGAAGCGAATATGAAGGTGGTCATAGAGTGCCATTTTTTATCCATTGGAAAAATGGAAATATTTCTACGGCAAAAGATATCAATTTTTTAACTGCTCAATTGGACATTATGCCAACTTTAGCAGAATTATGTGGTATAGATTTGCCTAAAAATCATAGAAAAATTGCAGGACAAAGCATTGTGTCTATGTTAAAGAATGAACAAGGTGAAAATGACAGAATGCTAATCACCGATTCTCAGCGTCTGAATTATCCTGAAAAGTGGAAAAACTCTTCAGTAATGCAAAATACCTGGCGTTTAATCAATGGGAAAGAGCTTTATAATATTGCAAACGATAAAGGTCAAGAAAATGATTTAGCTGCATCAAACCCTGAAAAAGTATCAGAAATGCGAGCTTTTTATGAAAATTGGTGGAAAGATGTTTCAGTTCAGTTTGGTGAGGAAATTAAAATACCTGTTGGTTTAGCAATAGAAAACCCTGTGACTTTAACAGCTCACGATGTACATTCGAATAAAGAAGACTACCCTTGGAATCAAATTCAGATTAGAAATGGAAACGTAGGTTCTGGCTATTGGGCACTAGATATTAAGGAAGCTGGTGATTATGAGATTTCTCTTAGACGATACCCTGTAGAAGCAGATTTACCTATTAACGCAATTGTAGAAAAAGTTACTCCAGAACAGTTGCCAGGTTTACAATGGACAATACCTGAAGGTAAAAACCTCGAATATATGAAAGCTTCTATAGAAATTGCGGATATTAAGAAAGAACACAAAATTTCTAAAGATGATAAAGCATCTACATTTAAGGTAAGTTTAAAAGAAGGTGTCTCTAATTTGAAAGCAAGTTTTTTTAATACTAAAAGTGAAGAAAATGTAGCTTATTACGTCTATGTAAATAAATTATGA
- a CDS encoding IclR family transcriptional regulator, which yields MNYATRQLVFLNLKNTNLKMKKEKPLKYNAPALNKGLDIIEYLSKEGIPQSQAEIAQGINRTPSEIYRMLVCLEERGYILRGVNAGKYRLSLKMYSLSHTHTPFDELKRVARYPMQELSEKTRQSCHLSIINNDQLLVISQIRSPNAVSLSIEEGTHFPLSMTTSGMTLLSMLSQENRETILSRDAHYKKWKKEQKEELYEAITTIGKTGYRYAMSKLTSGVTDIAIPIGLKDSELSAVLAISVFSSSLENELNIKDILNDLKNTQQKINKLICN from the coding sequence ATGAATTACGCAACAAGACAATTAGTTTTCTTAAATTTGAAAAATACAAACCTAAAAATGAAGAAAGAAAAACCTTTAAAATACAATGCTCCTGCTCTTAACAAAGGTTTAGATATTATTGAATATCTATCAAAAGAAGGTATTCCGCAATCTCAAGCTGAAATCGCTCAAGGCATAAACAGAACGCCTAGTGAAATTTATAGAATGTTAGTATGTCTAGAAGAAAGAGGTTACATATTAAGAGGTGTTAATGCAGGAAAATACAGGCTATCGTTAAAAATGTATAGTCTATCACATACGCATACACCTTTCGATGAATTAAAGCGTGTGGCACGTTATCCCATGCAAGAACTTTCTGAAAAGACCAGACAATCTTGCCACCTCAGCATCATTAATAATGATCAATTACTAGTAATTTCACAAATACGTAGCCCAAACGCTGTATCTTTATCTATCGAAGAAGGCACCCACTTCCCTTTATCCATGACCACTTCTGGTATGACACTTTTATCTATGCTATCTCAAGAAAATAGAGAAACTATTTTATCAAGAGATGCTCATTACAAAAAATGGAAAAAAGAGCAGAAAGAAGAATTATATGAAGCTATTACAACAATAGGAAAAACAGGATATCGTTATGCTATGAGTAAGCTAACAAGCGGCGTTACAGATATAGCGATACCAATTGGTTTAAAAGACTCTGAATTATCTGCTGTTTTAGCCATTTCTGTATTTTCTTCAAGCCTAGAAAATGAATTAAACATTAAAGACATCTTAAATGACTTAAAAAATACGCAACAAAAAATTAATAAATTAATTTGTAATTAA